ACGACCAGTCAAGGGGAGCATCTCTTTGGCAAAGGAGCACAAACGGCTACAGCTTATGGAATCGGCCTGCTGTTGACCAGCAAGAGCGGATCTGCCTTTACAGAACATGCGACAGGGCTCGGTTCCTCCTTTGTTGCGGACAAGTTCCTGTTCTCCGTGCCGGAAGAAGGCGAGACGCGTACGATGATCTACCGAACCAACAAGGATACAGGCAAAATCGAGAATATGATTGTGGTCACGCGTGGCGACAACGATATTGAATATATTCCGTGGCGTGAGTATAACTAAGCTACGGAGCCAAGCCTTGTAGCCCCATTCGGGTACAAGGCGGGTAGAACCGAGGGCAGATATATAGGGAACCTGCCCATAAACAAACACCCGCGCAACCTTCATCACAGGATGGAAAGGTTGCGCGGGTGTTTGTGGTCTGGCTTACCGTCCAGCCAAGGTCAGGTGACCGGGCCAGTAAGGGGGCTTTTTTTGCCCAAAGATTAGTGTGTCTCTTCGTCCAGAAACGGTTTGTTCACCGCATAATACATGAAGCCCATCAACAGCACGCCGCCCACCAGATTGCCGAGCGTGACCGGAATCAGGTTATGAATAACCCCGCCGAATGAGATCGTCCCTGGATGGTTCAGTACCAGCGCAATCGCAAACGTACACATATTGGCGACGCTGTGCTCATATCCCGAGATGAAGAAACAGAAGACAAAGAGCATCATGGCGAACATTTTCGCACCATTCTCCTTCATGAACATTGGCACAAAGAACGCCAAACATACGAGCCAGTTACACAGAATGCCCCGGAAGAAGAGCTGCATGGCTGGTGCCTCCATCTTGTGCTCTACGACACTCAGCAGAAAACCATTCACCTGAGATGAATCGAACAGACCCGTCAGGTAGATTAACAGGGCAAATACCGCTGCACCCATCAGATTCCCACTGTAACTCGCGATCCACAGCTTCACCACTTCGAACCATTTCAGTTTTTTGCGTAAGGCAGCATAAGTGTAGTAAAACGTATTTCCAGTGAACAGATCACCGCCACCATAGGCAATCAGAATAATTGCCGCGCCGAACGTGAGGGCAGCCATAGGGTATGTAAAAGGGGAATCCTCCATATAAAAGAAGTTACCCGTCTTGAACGCCACGATGACGCCAAACCCGATAAACATGCTGGCGAGCATGGAGCGTGCAAGGTACCTGATCAAGCTTTGTTTGTAAATCTTGTGTTTCTTCAGCGCCAACTTCTCAACGTTGCGTAAACCTTCCGTTTCCATAATTCTCCTCCCGTTTTCCTGATGTCTTGTTTACATTATAACGAAAATATGGAAGTTGGGGAGGGTTGGCCTGGATTTGTGATGTTTATTTAATAGGATAAGAACTAAGGGCTGGGCGGAAGAATGATTGGACGAGCAGCTAGCGCCTCCTCCACAATCTGTTCGGGTGTCAGGTCTCGATCATCCCAGAAAATCAGATTGCTGATCTCCGCGTAAGGCATCTCTTGCTCTAACTCGGTTAGCATCTCATCCAGTTCATCTTCGGTTCCTTCGGCATTCATCAGCTTGCGAACCCTTTCTACCAAATGCAAATGGTTAGACATATCGATACCTCCTGAATGATTCATAGAGTGAACAAACTAGTCTTTCATGGGTTGATCCAATGGATCATACGTAATGATCACCGGTAAAAATTTGGGCTCAAGCATCAGGCTAATGAGTTGTCCGTTTTGATCAGCATAAGAAATGAGATAGCTTCCAAAATGAGATTCATAGATGAAATCCCTGTATTGAAAGGATCGTTCGGGGTACTTTATGTTCACATATAGCGTAGTTACCCCGCGGGCAAAGGTTGCTTTCAACATCGGAATTTGGGCCAAAAGTATAATCGCGACAAGAACAATTACTGTACGTTTAGCGAGACGGGTCAGATGGCTTCACCCCAT
This window of the Paenibacillus marchantiae genome carries:
- a CDS encoding formate/nitrite transporter family protein → METEGLRNVEKLALKKHKIYKQSLIRYLARSMLASMFIGFGVIVAFKTGNFFYMEDSPFTYPMAALTFGAAIILIAYGGGDLFTGNTFYYTYAALRKKLKWFEVVKLWIASYSGNLMGAAVFALLIYLTGLFDSSQVNGFLLSVVEHKMEAPAMQLFFRGILCNWLVCLAFFVPMFMKENGAKMFAMMLFVFCFFISGYEHSVANMCTFAIALVLNHPGTISFGGVIHNLIPVTLGNLVGGVLLMGFMYYAVNKPFLDEETH